From Sediminibacterium sp. TEGAF015, a single genomic window includes:
- the rlmD gene encoding 23S rRNA (uracil(1939)-C(5))-methyltransferase RlmD, with protein sequence MRKQRKTVVLEKVLVEDYAAEGKSLARVDGKVIFIEGAVPGDLVDIQLTKSKADWAEGFTIHFHSYSSDRVQPFCKHFGVCGGCQWQMLPYEKQLYYKQKQVTDNLTRIAKIPLPGIAPILGADITREYRNKMEYTFATRKYIPTEEFRQMKTAGVNFDLEPGAAGFHVRGFFDKVVEIDTCHLQKEPTNLIRKAVAAYVLENKLPFYNIKTHQGWIRNLLIRNTTTGELMVNMVIAYEDKEHRIALLNQLLAQFPEITTLLYTINGKRNDSLHDQEPIVYHGKGYIIEKLEDLAFKISPKSFFQTNTRQAEKLYAVTREFAELDGSQLVYDLYCGTGSIGLFVSKYAKKLVGVEMVADAIEDAKENAAINGVTHARFFAGDVIDICDDAFFAEHGKADVVITDPPRAGMHEKLVKKLLEIAAPTVVYVSCNPATQARDLALLSEKYEVTKIQPVDMFPHTLHIENVVQLKLK encoded by the coding sequence GTGAGAAAACAACGAAAAACAGTCGTACTTGAAAAAGTACTGGTAGAAGACTATGCAGCCGAGGGAAAATCGCTTGCCAGGGTAGATGGAAAAGTCATTTTTATTGAGGGAGCTGTTCCCGGAGATTTGGTAGATATTCAGTTAACCAAAAGTAAGGCTGACTGGGCCGAAGGTTTTACGATTCATTTTCATAGCTATTCCTCAGATAGGGTACAACCTTTTTGCAAACACTTCGGAGTATGTGGAGGTTGTCAGTGGCAAATGCTACCCTACGAAAAACAATTGTATTACAAACAAAAGCAGGTTACAGACAATCTTACCCGGATAGCTAAAATTCCTTTGCCGGGCATTGCACCCATATTAGGGGCAGACATTACAAGAGAATACAGGAATAAAATGGAATACACATTTGCAACCCGCAAGTATATTCCAACCGAAGAATTCCGACAAATGAAAACAGCCGGCGTCAATTTTGACCTGGAACCCGGAGCTGCAGGATTCCATGTTCGTGGTTTTTTTGACAAAGTGGTAGAAATTGATACTTGCCATTTACAAAAAGAACCAACTAACCTTATCAGAAAAGCAGTAGCGGCTTATGTATTAGAAAACAAATTGCCGTTTTATAATATTAAAACACATCAGGGTTGGATTAGAAACCTCCTGATTAGGAATACTACAACCGGAGAGTTAATGGTTAATATGGTAATTGCTTATGAAGATAAAGAACATCGCATTGCCTTATTAAATCAGTTGCTGGCTCAGTTTCCTGAAATAACTACTTTGCTTTATACCATTAATGGCAAAAGAAACGATAGTTTACACGATCAGGAACCCATTGTTTATCATGGTAAGGGATATATTATAGAAAAGCTGGAAGATTTAGCATTTAAAATCAGTCCTAAATCTTTCTTCCAGACCAATACCAGACAGGCTGAAAAATTGTATGCAGTAACCCGAGAATTTGCAGAACTGGATGGCAGTCAGCTTGTATATGATTTATATTGTGGTACAGGCAGTATCGGGCTTTTTGTAAGCAAATATGCTAAAAAACTGGTGGGAGTTGAGATGGTGGCCGATGCTATTGAAGACGCCAAAGAAAACGCAGCCATTAACGGAGTAACCCATGCTCGCTTTTTTGCGGGAGATGTGATTGATATTTGTGATGATGCATTTTTTGCTGAACACGGGAAAGCTGATGTAGTAATAACGGATCCGCCAAGAGCAGGCATGCATGAAAAGCTGGTAAAAAAACTGCTCGAAATTGCAGCGCCTACCGTTGTATACGTCAGTTGTAATCCCGCAACGCAGGCAAGAGACCTTGCTTTATTAAGCGAGAAATATGAAGTAACCAAAATACAACCGGTAGACATGTTCCCACATACTTTGCATATAGAAAATGTAGTACAGCTCAAACTGAAGTAA
- a CDS encoding rhomboid family intramembrane serine protease, with product MTEFRPSRFEILPTIVKNLLIINGLFFLAQNVISGPAGFLNMEDIFALHGWQSNLFQPWQLVTHMFLHGDFGHILGNMFALWMFGSVLENLWGSKRFLTFYLICGLGAAFIHLLFLSYEFIPLMKDYQVLFNLHEDGGASLNNAMIRFIDRYNIRFENHSEIINGLRYNPDNAMASAQMFEALTNFYEKNINTATLGASGAVFGILAAFIYLFPNTYIYIYFLFPIKAKWIGLLYFSYEFFFALKNSAGDNVARWAHIGGAIVGLLIVITWNKTRKKTFY from the coding sequence ATGACAGAGTTTAGACCCAGTAGATTTGAAATATTACCAACGATTGTTAAAAACCTGCTGATCATCAATGGGCTTTTTTTTCTTGCCCAAAATGTAATATCCGGCCCTGCAGGATTCCTGAACATGGAAGATATATTTGCACTGCACGGATGGCAAAGTAATTTATTTCAGCCATGGCAACTGGTAACTCATATGTTTTTACATGGCGACTTCGGACATATTCTAGGGAATATGTTTGCACTCTGGATGTTCGGATCGGTTTTAGAGAATCTGTGGGGATCAAAAAGGTTTCTTACTTTTTACCTGATTTGCGGATTGGGAGCAGCCTTTATTCATTTGCTTTTTTTAAGTTATGAATTTATACCCCTGATGAAAGATTATCAGGTATTGTTCAATCTGCACGAAGACGGTGGTGCATCTTTAAACAACGCAATGATCCGCTTTATTGATCGCTACAATATCCGTTTTGAAAACCACAGTGAAATCATTAATGGTCTTAGATACAATCCGGACAATGCCATGGCAAGTGCCCAGATGTTTGAGGCCTTAACCAACTTCTACGAAAAAAACATCAACACCGCTACATTGGGAGCCAGTGGTGCAGTTTTCGGAATCCTGGCTGCTTTTATATACCTATTTCCTAATACGTATATCTATATTTATTTTCTGTTTCCTATAAAGGCAAAGTGGATTGGACTCTTGTATTTTTCCTACGAATTCTTCTTCGCCCTAAAAAACTCAGCCGGGGACAATGTAGCCAGATGGGCGCATATAGGAGGCGCGATTGTAGGATTATTAATTGTAATAACCTGGAACAAAACCCGCAAAAAAACGTTCTATTAA
- a CDS encoding rhomboid family intramembrane serine protease: MSLLSQKSTRSILLGQDNNALVFLFAVNSLVFLLINFIRIIYFLSDIPLEFFNKQILDWFTLSPVPEIFFSRPWTLFTTMFTHLSIWQLISSLLWLWAFGFILQDLAGNSKLLPIYLYGGFAGAVVFLLTNNLFPVLERNILATPAMMGGGAAVMAVALATTTLAPDYRLFPMINGGIPLWVLTLVFVAIDFATLSGGNAGIGAAHLAGGAMGFFFIKQLQKGRDWSAWMIGLVDWFDNLFNPEKKNNQLKQQEKHFYRVNRKPYEKIANVTQQKLDAILDKINQHGYAFLTDEEKEFLNRASDQDL; the protein is encoded by the coding sequence ATGTCACTCTTATCACAAAAAAGTACCAGAAGCATATTATTAGGGCAGGACAACAATGCGCTCGTATTTCTGTTCGCAGTCAATTCACTTGTATTTTTACTGATTAACTTTATCCGGATCATTTACTTTTTGTCGGATATACCATTAGAGTTTTTCAACAAGCAAATCCTCGACTGGTTTACTTTATCGCCAGTACCAGAGATTTTTTTCTCCCGTCCATGGACCTTGTTCACTACCATGTTTACACATTTAAGTATCTGGCAGTTAATTAGCAGTTTATTGTGGCTTTGGGCCTTCGGATTTATTTTACAGGACTTAGCTGGCAACAGTAAGCTATTACCCATATACCTGTATGGTGGATTTGCAGGGGCAGTTGTTTTTCTCTTAACCAATAATTTATTTCCTGTTCTGGAAAGAAATATACTTGCCACCCCTGCCATGATGGGTGGAGGTGCTGCTGTTATGGCTGTTGCATTGGCTACCACCACGCTCGCACCCGATTACAGATTATTCCCCATGATTAACGGCGGTATTCCACTATGGGTGCTTACCCTTGTTTTTGTAGCAATTGATTTTGCTACACTATCTGGAGGCAATGCTGGCATAGGTGCAGCTCACTTAGCTGGTGGTGCCATGGGATTTTTCTTTATTAAGCAACTACAAAAAGGCAGAGACTGGAGTGCATGGATGATTGGGCTGGTAGACTGGTTTGACAATCTGTTTAATCCTGAAAAAAAGAACAATCAATTAAAACAACAGGAAAAACACTTCTACAGGGTAAATAGAAAACCTTATGAAAAAATAGCAAATGTTACCCAACAAAAGCTGGATGCTATTTTAGATAAAATAAACCAGCATGGTTATGCGTTCTTAACGGATGAGGAAAAAGAATTCCTCAACAGAGCCAGCGATCAAGACTTATAA
- a CDS encoding endonuclease/exonuclease/phosphatase family protein: MQKNSPFFTNTKKIFTIGGALLIPSFVISSLSSFLNPAIFRGITFFAIGFPILFVAVFTWCLLSVTIFYPRKWWYFIILILGTKNLSNTYPFRTEKEFKNTKESNTVRVVSWNVNEFLYGEAGDNSWVVKQKSMLDFLKSMNADVLCFQDYIVSPGYAERDVTKYIKDSLGFSHYFFSMDDLDYGTIIFSKYPITDSARVKYKLSSHPESVAHADINVNGKNIRIFTTHFKSMFLHHNTLTPELLGDLKYVKEDTALLFHSNMLERLEYFDRIHSKQALLVSQEFKKTRTPFIFCADLNSVPASYVYHTLRKYTKDAYLDAGSGIRGTYRSAKSLLRIDVILTSKNLSAKQFYSPSLDLSDHYPIVADISLSN; the protein is encoded by the coding sequence ATGCAAAAAAACAGTCCATTCTTTACAAACACAAAAAAAATCTTTACGATTGGTGGCGCTTTGCTGATTCCATCATTTGTTATCAGTTCTCTGAGTAGCTTTTTAAATCCTGCTATATTCAGGGGTATCACTTTTTTTGCCATCGGATTTCCCATTTTATTCGTAGCTGTTTTTACATGGTGCCTGCTATCTGTGACTATTTTCTATCCGCGAAAATGGTGGTATTTTATAATTTTGATTTTAGGTACAAAGAACCTATCAAACACTTATCCGTTCAGGACAGAAAAAGAGTTTAAGAATACAAAAGAAAGCAATACTGTAAGAGTTGTTTCCTGGAATGTAAATGAATTTCTATACGGTGAAGCCGGTGATAATTCATGGGTTGTAAAACAGAAAAGCATGCTTGATTTTTTAAAAAGCATGAATGCAGACGTACTTTGCTTTCAGGACTATATTGTATCTCCGGGATATGCAGAAAGAGATGTAACTAAATATATAAAGGATTCACTTGGCTTTTCTCATTACTTTTTCAGCATGGACGACCTGGACTATGGTACAATTATTTTTTCTAAATACCCTATTACAGATAGTGCAAGAGTAAAATACAAACTCAGCTCTCATCCTGAAAGCGTTGCTCATGCGGACATTAATGTGAATGGGAAAAATATAAGAATATTCACTACTCATTTCAAGTCGATGTTTTTGCATCATAATACATTAACTCCGGAATTATTGGGTGATTTAAAATATGTAAAAGAAGACACTGCTTTATTATTTCACTCTAACATGTTGGAAAGACTTGAGTATTTCGACAGGATTCACAGTAAACAGGCATTGCTGGTTTCGCAGGAGTTTAAAAAAACGAGGACTCCTTTTATTTTTTGCGCTGACTTGAATTCTGTTCCTGCCAGCTATGTTTATCATACTTTACGAAAATATACCAAAGATGCCTATCTGGATGCTGGTTCAGGTATTCGTGGAACTTACAGAAGTGCAAAATCGCTTTTAAGAATAGATGTAATACTAACTTCAAAAAATCTATCCGCAAAACAATTTTACAGCCCATCACTAGACTTGTCCGACCATTATCCTATTGTGGCAGATATTAGCCTGTCCAATTAA
- a CDS encoding endonuclease/exonuclease/phosphatase family protein, with amino-acid sequence MAKGWIRKTTKKIFIISNAIIVLVFLIASLSPYVNPNDFWLHGILALSTPYLILLLILSALFWLITRPIWSLLPIIALLIGWQQIVVVFAWTGNAIFTKRKAENHFRIVNWNIQSFNGLSKNKLAKKMVREEVAASILKTYPDIICLQEFNTAKTENNIQLFSKTHPYYYFSRDYQRNDGEYQSGCIIFSKYPMIDTGRIAFPSEESLIYADLLKGSDTIRIFNTHLQSFKFKKNDYADIEKIKDPNESSFSATLRLMRKMKAAYKKRGEQTTLVSIAMERSPYPSIISGDFNDVPNSYTYFSIRGNKKDAFLERSFGLGRSFISIAPTLRIDYILPDQQFDVKQFDMVDEALSDHIMLVADIRLRK; translated from the coding sequence ATGGCCAAGGGTTGGATAAGAAAGACAACAAAGAAAATATTCATCATCAGTAACGCAATCATAGTATTGGTCTTTTTGATTGCTTCCCTCTCGCCTTATGTAAATCCCAATGATTTCTGGCTTCATGGCATACTGGCACTATCTACCCCCTATTTAATTTTACTGCTAATATTATCGGCGCTTTTCTGGTTAATTACCCGACCCATCTGGTCCTTATTACCAATCATTGCACTTTTAATAGGTTGGCAACAAATAGTGGTTGTGTTTGCATGGACAGGGAATGCAATTTTCACCAAAAGAAAAGCAGAAAATCATTTCAGAATTGTTAACTGGAATATTCAGAGTTTTAATGGGCTTTCTAAAAACAAACTGGCAAAAAAAATGGTGCGTGAGGAAGTGGCAGCCAGCATTTTAAAGACTTACCCTGATATAATTTGTTTACAGGAATTCAATACTGCCAAAACTGAAAATAATATTCAGCTATTTAGTAAAACCCACCCCTACTATTACTTTTCAAGAGACTATCAGCGAAATGATGGTGAATATCAGTCGGGCTGTATTATTTTCTCAAAATATCCGATGATAGATACAGGGAGAATTGCTTTTCCATCAGAAGAGAGTCTGATTTATGCGGATTTACTAAAAGGAAGTGATACAATTAGAATTTTCAATACACATTTACAATCATTTAAGTTTAAGAAAAACGATTACGCAGATATAGAAAAAATAAAAGACCCTAATGAATCTTCTTTTAGTGCCACTTTGCGTTTAATGCGAAAAATGAAAGCAGCCTATAAAAAGCGAGGTGAGCAAACAACATTGGTCAGTATAGCAATGGAACGCAGCCCTTATCCCAGTATAATCTCAGGAGATTTTAATGATGTTCCTAATTCTTACACTTATTTTTCTATTAGAGGGAACAAGAAAGATGCTTTTTTAGAAAGAAGTTTTGGCCTTGGAAGAAGCTTTATTTCTATTGCACCCACTTTACGAATCGATTACATTTTACCAGACCAGCAATTTGATGTAAAGCAATTTGATATGGTAGACGAGGCCCTTAGTGACCATATCATGCTTGTAGCTGATATTCGTTTAAGAAAATAA
- the cysS gene encoding cysteine--tRNA ligase: MSLKLYNSLTRKKESFQPINPPYVGMYVCGPTVSGESHLGHARPFITFDVLYRYLLFLGYKVRYVRNITDAGHFEEEGRAAEDKISSKAVLEKLEPMELVQKYTNMYHWAMNQFNNLPPSIEPTATGHIVEQIEMIKKIIEDGYAYEANGSVYFDVEKYNTDFSAKGQPYGILSGRILDEQIESTRELDNQDEKRNKSDFALWKNAPPEHIMRWQSPWGEGFPGWHIECSAMSTKYLGKEFDIHGGGMDLQFPHHECEIAQSTVCNHQMPARYWMHNNMITINGKKMGKSYNNVIKLSELFSGTHPILEQAYAPSTVRFFILQSQYRSTLDFSNEALQASEKALRRLMDAYEWLMSFNANTVEIAADKVLDEKVEKLVNEFNEFMNDDINTAKVIANMFELVPVINSIKDKHIAENALSSDTINLVKKQMQAFIIDIFGLQTSKADNNDKLDGVLQLLINIRKEAKQRKDFVTSDKIRNELAQLGVQLKDEKDGGMSYTIQ, encoded by the coding sequence ATGTCGCTAAAATTATATAACTCACTTACCCGCAAAAAAGAAAGTTTTCAGCCCATAAACCCACCCTATGTAGGGATGTATGTTTGTGGACCAACCGTAAGTGGAGAAAGCCATTTAGGTCATGCAAGACCCTTTATTACGTTTGACGTACTCTACAGGTACTTACTATTTCTGGGTTATAAGGTCAGATATGTAAGAAATATAACAGATGCAGGGCATTTTGAGGAAGAGGGAAGAGCTGCAGAAGATAAAATCAGCAGCAAAGCAGTTTTAGAAAAGCTGGAGCCAATGGAACTGGTACAAAAGTATACCAATATGTACCACTGGGCCATGAATCAATTCAACAACCTGCCACCCAGCATTGAACCCACAGCAACTGGCCATATTGTAGAGCAAATAGAAATGATTAAAAAAATCATTGAAGACGGTTATGCTTACGAGGCAAATGGGTCCGTTTATTTTGATGTAGAAAAATATAATACTGACTTTTCTGCCAAAGGGCAGCCTTATGGAATTTTGAGTGGAAGAATACTGGACGAACAAATTGAAAGCACCAGAGAACTGGATAACCAGGATGAAAAAAGAAATAAATCTGATTTCGCACTTTGGAAAAATGCACCACCCGAGCATATCATGCGCTGGCAAAGTCCATGGGGAGAAGGATTCCCTGGCTGGCATATTGAATGTTCTGCTATGAGCACCAAATATCTGGGAAAAGAATTTGATATACATGGCGGCGGAATGGATCTTCAGTTCCCCCATCACGAATGTGAAATTGCACAGAGTACAGTATGTAATCATCAAATGCCTGCCAGATATTGGATGCATAATAATATGATTACGATCAACGGTAAAAAGATGGGTAAGAGCTATAATAATGTGATTAAGCTCAGCGAACTATTTAGTGGCACACATCCTATACTGGAACAGGCTTATGCTCCATCTACCGTTCGTTTTTTTATACTACAGTCTCAATACAGAAGCACACTGGACTTTAGTAACGAAGCTTTACAGGCCAGTGAAAAAGCACTCAGAAGACTGATGGATGCTTACGAATGGTTAATGAGCTTCAACGCCAATACAGTTGAAATTGCTGCAGACAAAGTGCTTGATGAGAAAGTAGAAAAACTGGTGAATGAGTTCAATGAATTCATGAACGACGATATCAATACAGCTAAAGTAATTGCCAATATGTTTGAATTGGTGCCTGTTATCAATTCCATTAAAGACAAACATATTGCTGAAAATGCTCTAAGCAGTGATACTATCAATCTGGTAAAGAAACAAATGCAAGCATTTATCATTGATATTTTCGGCTTACAAACTAGCAAAGCAGACAACAATGACAAGTTGGATGGAGTATTGCAACTATTGATAAATATCCGCAAAGAAGCAAAACAAAGAAAAGACTTTGTTACTTCTGATAAAATCAGAAATGAGCTGGCCCAACTGGGTGTTCAGTTAAAAGACGAAAAAGACGGCGGCATGAGTTATACCATCCAGTAG